The genomic DNA GCGCCGCGCCATCAGCCGTCGCGCTGATCGGGCGCTGCTCCACCACCTGGTCGATCAGCCCGAAATCACGGGCCTCTTCGGCCGACATATAGGTGTCGCGCTCCAGCTTCGCCTCGATCGCCTCGACCGGCTGGCCGGTATGCTTCACGTAGATCTCGTTCAGCCGCTTGCGCAGGCTCAGGATCTCGCGCGCCTGGATCTCGATGTCTGTCGCCTGACCCTGGGCACCGCCGGAGGGCTGGTGCACCATGATCCGGCCGTTCGGCAGGGAGAAGCGCTTGCCCTTCTCGCCGGCGGTCAGCAGCAGGGAACCCATGGAGGCCGCCATGCCCATGCAGACCGTGCTGACGGGCGCGCGGACATACTGCATCGTGTCGTAGATCGCGAGGCCCGCCGACACCACGCCGCCCGGAGAATTGATGTAGAACGAGATTTCCTTGTTCGGGTTCTCGCTCTCCAGGAACAGAAGCTGGGCGCAGATCAGCGAGGCCATGCCGTCATAGACCTGGCCCGTCATGAAGATGATCCGCTCCTTCAGAAGGCGCGAATAGATGTCGAAGGAACGCTCCCCGCGAGCGGTCTGCTCGATGACCATGGGAACGAGCG from Roseomonas gilardii includes the following:
- the clpP gene encoding ATP-dependent Clp endopeptidase proteolytic subunit ClpP; amino-acid sequence: MRDRDPVEIYNNTLVPMVIEQTARGERSFDIYSRLLKERIIFMTGQVYDGMASLICAQLLFLESENPNKEISFYINSPGGVVSAGLAIYDTMQYVRAPVSTVCMGMAASMGSLLLTAGEKGKRFSLPNGRIMVHQPSGGAQGQATDIEIQAREILSLRKRLNEIYVKHTGQPVEAIEAKLERDTYMSAEEARDFGLIDQVVEQRPISATADGAAPKPV